A window of Deltaproteobacteria bacterium genomic DNA:
CGGCTGCGCCAGCCCCCAGATGAGGCTCTGAAGGGCGATGGCAAAGGAGAAGATGCCCCGAGGCCAGCCCAGGCTGTCGCTGATGGGGGTGAGGAACAGGCCGTAGGTCTG
This region includes:
- a CDS encoding MFS transporter, which produces MQQSWRTPLMVLICGTLVMMLAFGIRQTYGLFLTPISDSLGWPRGIFSFAIALQSLIWGLAQP